One genomic region from Capra hircus breed San Clemente chromosome 18, ASM170441v1, whole genome shotgun sequence encodes:
- the CEBPG gene encoding CCAAT/enhancer-binding protein gamma — protein MSKVSPQNSTPGVNGISVIHTQAHASGLQQVPQLVPAGPGGGGKAVPPSKQSKKSSPVDRDSDEYRQRRQRNNMAVKKSRLKSKQKAQDTLQRVSQLKEENERLEAKIKLLTKELSVLKDLFLEHAHNLADNVQPSSTESTANPDKAGQ, from the coding sequence ATGAGCAAGGTATCGCCGCAGAACAGCACCCCGGGCGTGAACGGAATAAGTGTCATCCATACTCAGGCTCATGCCAGCGGCTTACAGCAGGTTCCTCAGCTGGTGCCCGCCGGCCCCGGGGGCGGAGGCAAAGCTGTGCCTCCCAGCAAGCAGAGCAAGAAGAGCTCCCCCGTGGATCGCGACAGTGACGAGTATCGGCAGCGCAGGCAGAGGAACAACATGGCCGTGAAAAAGAGCCGGCTGAAAAGCAAGCAGAAGGCGCAGGATACGCTGCAGAGGGTCAGTCAGCTCAAGGAAGAGAATGAGCGGTTGGAGGCAAAAATTAAATTGCTGACTAAGGAATTAAGTGTACTGAAAGATTTGTTTCTTGAGCACGCACACAACCTCGCAGATAACGTGCAACCCAGTAGCACTGAAAGTACGGCAAATCCTGATAAGGCAGGACAGTAG